Below is a window of Blastocatellia bacterium DNA.
GAAGCTTCCTCTAATTATGCGCGAGCGCTGCTGCTGGGGATCGCTTATGCGGCGTCCATCGGCGGTGTGGGAACGATCATCGGAACGCCGCCCAACGGCATCGCCGTCTCCATCCTGCGGCAGCAAAATGTCGCCCACCTCGATTTCCTGGAATGGATGGCGTTCGGCCTCCCATTCGTGCTCTTGGCCGTTCCGCTCGCGTGGTTCGTCTTGCGCGTGGTCTTCCCCTTCAACTTCGCTTTCGACGAAGGCGTTCGTGCGCTTCTTCAGGCAGAGCGCGCGGCGCTCGGCCCGTTGGGGCGGGGGGAGAGGTTGACGCTCTTCGGATTCCTTCTGGCCGTTGTGCTCTGGACGACGCATCCGTTTTGGTCGCTTCTGCCTGGTCTGGGTCAACGCCTCGCGTGGTTCGATGAGCATCTGATCGCGCTCTCGGTGGCCATCCTTCTTTTTCTGCTGCCCGTGGATTGGAAACAGCGTCGCTTCGTCTTGCAGTGGGAGGATTCTCGATACGTGGATTGGGGGACGCTGCTGCTCTTCGGGGGAGGATTGGCACTCTCGGACGCCATGTTCAAGACCGGACTGGCGCGAGTATTCGCGTCAGAGTTCATCGCGCTCTTCGGGAGACCGAGTCCACTCGTGCTCGTCTTCATGATCGTGCTCTTCATGGATTTGCTCACCGAGGTGAGTTCCAATACGGCGGTCACCTCGATGATAGTCCCGATCTTGATCTCCATGGCATCGGGATTAGGGGCAGAGGCCACGACGCTCGTCCTGCCGGCGACAGTCGCCGCCTCGATGGCCTTCATGCTCCCGGTCGCGACGCCGCCGAATGCGCTCGTCTATGCGACGCGGCGCGTGGGGATCGT
It encodes the following:
- a CDS encoding DASS family sodium-coupled anion symporter — encoded protein: MARVSAEGRISARGTSFERARSGIGFFAGPLLFLLVLLLPTPDAFWREAEAQAAASPAALETAHLAFSMKVTLALLVLMVTWWVTEAVPLPVTALLPGIILPLFQVIGVQDGRPVELNGRAVLAHYANPVIFLFLSGFLIAGAMQKWGLDRRIALWILTRGNIAASPGKILLSLMGASAFLSMWVSNTATTAMMLPIGFGILSRVSGAEASSNYARALLLGIAYAASIGGVGTIIGTPPNGIAVSILRQQNVAHLDFLEWMAFGLPFVLLAVPLAWFVLRVVFPFNFAFDEGVRALLQAERAALGPLGRGERLTLFGFLLAVVLWTTHPFWSLLPGLGQRLAWFDEHLIALSVAILLFLLPVDWKQRRFVLQWEDSRYVDWGTLLLFGGGLALSDAMFKTGLARVFASEFIALFGRPSPLVLVFMIVLFMDLLTEVSSNTAVTSMIVPILISMASGLGAEATTLVLPATVAASMAFMLPVATPPNALVYATRRVGIVDMLRAGIALDIAAWLYIVAFFYGYVASVLGLIRF